The following coding sequences lie in one Arachis ipaensis cultivar K30076 chromosome B03, Araip1.1, whole genome shotgun sequence genomic window:
- the LOC107632816 gene encoding ATP-dependent DNA helicase PIF2-like, with protein MSDDEINQLCLMDIDKILHSYGKTLKDYPPMPLAIDVDSSLLTERVISEELNFNRDDLKKNASNMDFSFVYGYGGTEKIFLWNLMSAEIRSRGDIVLNIASSGIASLLLSNGRMAHSRFKIPLNITEDSVCNIKPGSPQAMLLSKAKLIIWDEAPMVSRYYYEALDKYLGDIMRFSPTYNKDLPFGGKVVVLGGDFRHILPVISRESRQDIIHSTVNSSYLWKFC; from the exons ATGTCAGATGATGAGATTAATCAGTTGTGCTTAATGGATATAGACAAGATCTTACATTCTTATGGTAAAACCTTGAAAGACTATCCTCCTATGCCTTTAGCAATTGACGTTGATAGTTCATTGTTAACCGAAAGGGTTATCAGCGAAGAGCTAAACTTTAACAGGGATGATTTAAAGAAAAATGCCTCAAACAT GGATTTTTCCTTTGTGTATGGTTATGGGGGTACTGAAAAAATATTTCTCTGGAACCTTATGTCTGCTGAGATTCGCTCAAGGGGTGATATTGTGTTAAACATTGCTTCAAGTGGTATTGCATCTTTACTTCTTTCCAATGGAAGAATGGCACACTCAAGGTTCAAAATACCGCTGAATATAACTGAGGATTCTGTATGTAACATCAAACCTGGTTCCCCTCAAGCAATGCTGCTGTCGAAAGCCAAACTTATAATTTGGGATGAGGCTCCAATGGTTAGTAGGTACTACTATGAAGCGCTTGATAAATACTTAGGTGATATAATGAGATTTTCTCCAACATATAACAAAGATTTGCCctttggaggaaaagtggttgTACTAGGTGGAGACTTTAGACACATTCTTCCTGTCATTTCACGAGAATCGAGACAAGATATCATTCATTCAACCGTGAATTCGTCTTACCTTTGGAAGTTCTGTTAG